In Hydractinia symbiolongicarpus strain clone_291-10 chromosome 15, HSymV2.1, whole genome shotgun sequence, one DNA window encodes the following:
- the LOC130628720 gene encoding inactive phospholipase C-like protein 2 produces the protein MASKCGAVSTTSYQKLSTNSTENGIANDVIVECDENFPEVFSDETEDVKSSDSSRENTLEKTASRKRSVLKKSDQRSKTGLQKRVSFSSVASERQRRVSNASDCFIYMQNGAEFLKVRPGGRQYQRFYQLNQDMDLLHWRPSSKKPEKAILPVELFYEIRAGKNTTIFKEQGSSFSEDCCFSLIVGPNYDSIDLVAKTSDEANIWITGLRLLNQKTESISMDDESDMREKWLKQQFRLIDKERIGALNEKSILFLLKKLRINAPQHIVKSKFLEVVSRSQCDILNSIDENDFCQFFIDLTTRQEMYFLLVKYSSNGLYLTTDDLLIFLETEQGITWAGKEHSLDIINRCEPSEEGRNKQILGLDGLTKYFSEKDCNIFDPDHLKVCEDMKKPLSHYYIASSHNTYLLDDQLKGRSSVQGYVSSLQRGCRCVELDCWDGPNNEPIIYHGHTLTTKILFSDVLKAINDYAFISSDYPLILSLENHCSIKQQEVMAMYLKQIFKDSLYKTPVNESISYLPSPESLKGKIIVKNKKLPRSSSSSVSEVGDVSEEEEEDQSIIIKNLENEKRNEGTDNIAFQKQLIQQQPQKSLRKASASEAQVTSSKMMKLAPDLSELVNLCKSVRFQSFQQSFDRQKYWEICSIGETSGRRLCQTCPEEFVSYNKKFLSRVYPAAKRMDSSNYNPVEFWNCGCQLVALNYQYPGLAMDLNRGRFLKNGQCGYTLKPSVMREEVAYFSPTMKNEIPGICPLTLQIKVISGFQLPKPRGSTSKGDALDPYVMVELYGIAADCHYERTRTIPHNGYNPVFDETFEFRIILPEIALLRFVVLDDDHIGDCFIGQFTIPVDCIRQGYRTVYLLSNMGENIAPASLFVHISFLPQSEMTLKNKGFSIPKSLKKKDYTSLKSLGMKVIDDTFKLSIHPLREATNLRDNFQISLNTFKDCCGLTPRANIKQCIRILASRLDHAAETSAVKVALKFSTEIPTLEKLGDPGHVLSKALDAFEDFLNESKTLLEHAGDVYERLSHARRSALEWHSDLRKKCAQEGFKEKRTHKVIENFSWNIKVLSGQADLLKTAKQHCEDYMRQIRDVSRTCSLGDENESNTAM, from the exons ATGGCTTCCAAATGTGGGGCAGTCTCAACAACAAGCTACCAAAAACTAAGTACTAACAGCACTGAAAATGGCATAGCTAACGATGTTATTGTTGAATGCGATGAAAATTTTCCAGAAGTATTTTCAGATGAGACTGAAGATGTCAAAAGTAGTGATTCTAGTCGAGAAAATACATTGGAAAAGACAGCCAGCAGAAAACgcagtgttttaaaaaagtctgaTCAAAGGTCTAAGACTGGACTTCAAAAAAGAGTATCTTTTTCATCAGTTGCATCAGAAAGACAAAGAAGAGTTTCCAATG CAAGCGACTGTTTCATATACATGCAAAATGGAGCAGAATTTCTTAAAGTTCGACCTGGTGGTAGGCAATACCAAAGATTTTATCAGCTGAACCAAGACATGGATTTACTGCATTGGAGACCTTCTTCAAAGAAACCTGAGAAAGCTATAT TGCCTGTTGAGCTGTTTTACGAGATTCGAGCCGGCAAAAACACGACAATCTTCAAAGAGCAAGGCAGTTCTTTCTCTGAAGATTGCTGTTTTTCATTAATTGTTGGACCCAACTATGACTCTATTGATCTAGTAGCAAAGACATCAGACGAGGCTAACATTTGGATCACTGGATTAAGATTGCTGAATCAAAAAACAG AATCAATTTCGATGGATGATGAATCAGACATGAGGGAAAA GTGGTTAAAACAACAATTTCGACTGATTGATAAAGAAAGAATCGGAGCTCTGAACGAAAAAAGtatcttgtttttattaaagaaaCTGCGAATAAATGCACCACAACACATTGTGAAGTCTAAATTTCTA gaAGTTGTATCCAGATCGCAATGTGACATTTTAAATTCCATAGATGAAAATGATTTTTGTCAGTTTTTTATCGATTTGACAACACGCcaggaaatgtattttttattagtAAA ATATTCAAGCAATGGCTTGTATTTGACCACTGATGATCTCCTGATATTCTTAGAAACAGAACAAGGT ATCACATGGGCGGGTAAAGAGCATTCATTAGATATAATTAATAGATGTGAGCCATCGGAAGAAGGcagaaacaaacaaatattaGGGCTTGACG GATTGACAAAATATTTCTCTGAAAAGGATTGTAATATATTTGATCCTGATCATTTGAAGGTCTGCGaagatatgaaaaagccattgtCGCATTATTACATTGCTTCCTCACATAACAC ATACTTGTTAGATGACCAGCTTAAGGGAAGGTCAAGTGTACAGGGATATGTATCAAGTTTGCAGAGAGGTTGTCGATGTGTTGAAT TGGATTGCTGGGATGGACCAAACAACGAACCAATAATATACCATGGTCACACTCTTAcaactaaaattttattttctgatgTGTTAAAAGCTATTAATGATTATGCCTTTATTTCTTCTGA cTATCCTCTCATATTATCTTTGGAAAATCATTGTTCTATCAAACAGCAAGAAGTGATGGCCAtgtatttaaaacaaatttttaaag attcTTTGTATAAAACACCAGTAAATGAAAGTATTTCATATCTCCCTTCTCCTGAATCCCTCAAGGGAAAAATTATAGTCAAG aataaaaagtTACCTCGAAGCAGTTCCAGTTCTGTGTCAGAGGTTGGTGACGTCAGTGAGGAAGAGGAAGAAGATCAGtccattattataaaaaatctcGAAAACGAAAAACGAAACGAGGGTACTGATAATATTGCATTTCAAAAGCAGTTAATACAACAGCAACCACAAAAGAGTTTAAGAAAAGCATCCGCTTCAGAG GCGCAAGTTACAAGCAGTAAGATGATGAAACTCGCTCCAGATCTGTCGGAATTAGTTAATTTATGTAAATCCGTACGTTTTCAAAGTTTTCAACAATCGTTCGACCGAC AGAAATATTGGGAGATCTGTTCAATTGGTGAAACAAGCGGCAGACGGTTGTGTCAGACATGCCCTGAAGAATTCGTTAGTTACAATAAAAAGTTTCTTAGCCGTGTTTACCCTGCAGCGAAACGCATGGACTCTAGTAATTATAACCCTGTGGAATTTTGGAACTGCGGATGTCAGCTAG tggCTTTAAATTACCAGTATCCGGGTTTAGCAATGGATTTAAACAGAGGGagatttttgaaaaatggtcAATGTGGGTACACCTTAAAGCCTTCGGTAATGAGGGAAG AAGTGGCGTATTTTAGTCCAACGATGAAAAATGAAATTCCTGGTATTTGTCCTCTCACGCTACAAATAAAA GTTATAAGTGGCTTCCAATTACCTAAACCACGTGGCTCGACGTCAAAAGGAGACGCACTAGATCCATACGTGATGGTAGAACTGTATGGCATAGCTGCTGACTGCCACTACGAACGAACTCGGACCATCCCGCACAATGGTTACAACCCTGTGTTCGACGAAACATTCGAATTTCGAATAATTTTACCTGAAATAGCTCTCTTACGATTTGTGGTTTTGGACGATGACCACATTGGAGATTGCTTTATAGGACAGTTCACGATACCTGTGGACTGTATACGACAAG GTTATCGCACTGTATACTTGCTATCAAACATGGGAGAGAACATTGCTCCCGCTTCTTTATTTGTACATATCTCATTTTTGCCACAGTCTGAAATG ACTCTAAAGAATAAAGGTTTTTCTATACCAAAATCATTGAAGAAAAAAGAC TATACAAGTTTAAAGAGTCTGGGTATGAAGGTTATCGATGACACTTTCAAG ctTTCTATCCATCCGTTACGAGAAGCCACCAACTTACGTGATAACTTTCAAATAAGTTTAAACACGTTTAAG GACTGCTGTGGGTTAACACCGCGCGCAAACATCAAACAGTGTATTCGTATTCTGGCGAGCCGCCTTGATCATGCTGCGGAAACATCTGCCGTAAAAGTAGCGTTAAAATTTTCTACTGAG aTACCGACCTTAGAAAAACTAGGTGATCCTGGTCACGTGTTATCCAAAGCTCTCGATGCTTTTGAAGAT tttttaaatgaaagtaAAACCTTACTGGAGCATGCTGGTGATGTCTACGAGCGATTATCTCACGCTAGAAGATCAGCACTGGAGTGGCAT AGTGACTTGCGGAAGAAATGTGCGCAAGAAGGTTTCAAAGAAAAGAGAACACACAAG GTTATAGAGAATTTTTCTTGGAACATTAAAGTATTATCTGGGCAAGCAGATTTACTAAAGACTGCAAAGCAGCACTGTGAAGACTATATGAGACAG ATAAGAGACGTTTCACGTACATGCAGCTTAGGAGACGAAAATGAGTCCAATACAGCCATGTAG
- the LOC130628637 gene encoding uncharacterized protein LOC130628637, with product MALTIPEEMTLKVPEKITSKVPEEMTSTVSEKITSTVPAEMTSKVPEEMTLTVSEEITSIVPEEMTSIVPEEITLTVPEEPQKSLKITSKVPEEMDYTVSEEMTLTVSEKMNLTVPAVTDTVRKMKNS from the coding sequence ATGGCTTTAACAATACCTGAAGAAATGACCTTAAAAGTCCCTGAAAAAATCACTTCTAAAGTACCTGAGGAAATGACTTCAACAGTATctgaaaaaataacttcaaCAGTACCTGCAGAAATGACTTCAAAAGTACCCGAAGAAATGACTTTAACAGTATCTGAAGAAATTACTTCAATAGTACCTGAAGAAATGACTTCAATAGTACCTGAAGAAATAACTTTAACAGTACCTGAAGAACCTCAAAAGTCCCTGAAGATCACTTCTAAAGTACCTGAAGAAATGGATTACACAGTATCTGAAGAAATGACTTTAACAGTAtctgaaaaaatgaatttaacaGTACCTGCCGTCACAGATACGGTccgcaaaatgaaaaattcttGA
- the LOC130628894 gene encoding fez family zinc finger protein 1-like has translation MPKVFLVRNRSRINPFRDSKLMEYDSFPYKTELPHFLGSSWRYLPKDIPYSYAVSPKDENISVDKQDEYIYCRDALYSKRSNKNLHSYIAYENKYSDKNIKQADADVLKTSSKSCTCCITDQLGVKDKLVLSHVQEENIAPGLSVKPFPCSICGKSFRLSSTLCRHKIIHTTQRPHKCYICFKSFNRSSTLKTHLRTHNKSKEFVCNICGKGFHQKGNLRNHVLIHTGEKPYQCKICHKAFNKLSNLKFHMHSHTDQRPYRCRFCKVSLCRRGELKQHISSCHQDQL, from the exons ATGCCGAAAGTGTTCTTAGTTCGGAATAGGTCTCGAATCAATCCATTTCGAg ATTCAAAATTGATGGAATACGATTCATTTCCTTATAAAACGGAGCTGCCGCATTTTCTTGGTTCTTCTTGGAGATATCTACCTAAAGATATACCATACAGTTATGCTGTTTCTCCTAAAGACGAGAATATTAGTGTAGATAAGCAAGACGAATACATTTACTGTAGAGATGCTCTCTACTCTAAGCGctcaaataaaaatttgcaCAGTTACATTGCTTATGAGAACAAATACAGcgataaaaatataaagcaaGCTGATGCCGACGTTCTAAAAACATCTTCAAAGTCATGTACATGTTGTATAACTGACCAACTTGGAGTAAAAGATAAACTGGTGCTATCTCATGTACAGGAAGAAAACATCGCGCCAGGTTTGTCCGTAAAACCCTTTCCCTGTTCTATCTGTGGTAAGAGTTTTCGTTTATCCAGTACGCTGTGCCGACATAAAATAATTCACACGACTCAACGACCGCACAAATGTTACATTTGTTTCAAATCTTTCAATCGCTCGTCCACATTAAAGACACACTTGCGAACACACAACAAATCCAAAGAATTTGTATGCAACATTTGTGGCAAAGGATTCCACCAGAAAGGCAACTTACGGAATCATGTTCTTATTCACACAGGGGAGAAACCATACCAGTGTAAAATCTGCCATAAAGCATTTAATAAACTTTCCAATTTGAAATTCCACATGCACAGCCATACCGATCAAAGACCGTACCGATGTCGATTTTGCAAAGTTTCATTGTGCAGACGTGGCGAATTGAAACAACACATAAGTTCTTGCCACCAGGACCAGTTGTAG